The following coding sequences lie in one Benincasa hispida cultivar B227 chromosome 6, ASM972705v1, whole genome shotgun sequence genomic window:
- the LOC120080451 gene encoding inactive glucose-6-phosphate 1-dehydrogenase 4, chloroplastic, protein MLFSISTFSAPSGTIPLCSNGRRIPNRSYHIVPNSIRSRKASHFCQIFHGLKLWISESLSVLHHNGKSGSSLKLKTIKSHKEDEFEETSSHARQVPEGVLESTFSSDSNSETTKATTHPEASETSVEAAESLPQSLMSNYVVGDEKVPSLCIAVIGATGELATRKIFPALFALYYSGFLPENVGIFGYSRKNITDEELRSIISATLTCRIDHQQNCSDKMDAFLSRTFHVNGGYDNNKGMSKLNFLMEQIESHAEANRIFYLSVPQDALLDVAHSLSSKAQTKKGWNRVIIEKPFGFDMVSSHFLTKSLLSQFEERQIYRIDHLLGKNLIENLTVLRFANLVFQPLWSRTFINSVQVILSEELGVQTKRFLDGGGIIGDIVHSHILQTIALLAMEPPISLDGEAIRNEKVKLLRSIRPLETSDVVLGQYKSSTNDKVDLSLDNLTPTYFAGALYIDNARWDGVPFLIKSGLGLIKHCVEIRIQFRQVPGNIYREHIGYNNESATNEIILRDVPEEAILVRVNNKIPGLGLRLDSPELNLLYKDKYNVDVPDSYEHLLLDVIDGDSHLFMRSDELAIAWNILTPILNEIKKNNIKPELYEFGGRGPIGAYYLWAKHGVRWVEE, encoded by the exons atgttattttcaatttcaactttTTCGGCTCCTTCAGGGACTATTCCTTTGTGCTCCAATGGCCGCAGAATCCCCAACCGGAGCTACCAT ATTGTGCCAAATAGCATAAGATCAAGAAAAGCTTCCCATTTTTGCCAAATATTTCATGGCCTGAAGCTCTGGATAAGTGAGAGCCTAAGTGTTCTGCATCATAATGGGAAATCTGGATCATCACTGAAGTTGAAGACTATAAAAAGTCATAAAGAAGATGAGTTTGAAGAAACTTCATCACATGCTCGGCAAGTTCCTGAAGGAGTCTTAGAATCCACATTTTCCAGTG ATTCCAATTCAGAAACAACTAAAGCAACTACACATCCTGAAGCATCTGAGACTTCAGTGGAAGCTGCGGAATCCTTGCCACAATCACTTATGTCAAACTACGTCGTTGGAGATGAAAAAGTACCATCCCTCTGTATTGCTGTCATTGGAGCTACTGGTGAGCTAGCAACAAGAAAAATTTTCCCAGCACTGTTTGCACTGTATTATAGTGGCTTTCTCCCTGAG AATGTTGGCATTTTTGGTTATTCAAGAAAGAATATAACAGATGAAGAACTGCGGTCTATTATATCTGCCACTTTAACTTGCCGTATTGATCATCA ACAAAATTGCAGTGATAAAATGGATGCTTTTCTGAGTAGAACATTCCATGTAAATGGAGGTTATGACAACAATAAGGGCATGTCAAAGCTCAATTTCTTGATGGAGCAGATTGAG AGTCATGCCGAAGCTAATAGGATATTTTACCTTTCTGTGCCACAAGACGCCCTTCTAGATGTTGCACACTCTCTCTCCAGTAAAGCTCAAACGAAAAAGGGTTGGAATCGTGTTATCATTGAGAAACCTTTTGGCTTTGACATGGTGTCGTctcattttttaacaaaatctcTTCTTTCTCAATTCGAGGAAAGGCAAATCTACAG GATCGATCATCTTCTGGGAAAGAACCTTATTGAAAACCTTACAGTTTTAAGGTTTGCTAATTTAGTTTTTCAGCCACTATGGAGTCGTACATTCATAAACAGTGTACAG GTCATTTTGTCTGAAGAACTTGGCGTTCAAACCAAAAG ATTTTTGGACGGTGGTGGGATCATCGGAGACATAGTACACAGCCATATACTTCAAACAATCGCATTACTTGCCATGGAACCACCCATTAGTCTTGATGGTGAAGCCATTCGAAATGAGAAG GTTAAGTTGCTGAGATCCATTCGCCCATTGGAAACCAGTGATGTTGTTCTTGGACAGTACAAATCTAGTACTAATGACAAAGTTGACCTTTCTCTCGACAATCTGACCCCGACATATTTTGCGGGTGCTTTGTACATTGACAATGCACGTTGGGATGGCGTCCCTTTCTTGATCAAAAGTGGCTTGGGACTAATCAAACACTG TGTAGAGATCCGTATACAATTTCGCCAGGTTCCAGGGAACATTTATCGTGAGCACATTGGGTATAATAATGAATCTGCAACTAACGAGATTATTTTGCGCGATGTACCTGAAGAGGCCATTCTTGTCCGAGTTAATAACAAGATTCCTGGATTGGGATTGCGATTGGACTCTCCAGAACTCAATTTGCTTTACAAAGACAA GTACAACGTGGACGTGCCTGATTCATATGAACATCTTCTCCTTGATGTCATCGATGGGGACAGCCATCTGTTCATGAGAAGTGATGAGCTCGCAATTGCGTGGAACATCCTAACTCCGATCCTCAACGAAATCAAGAAGAATAACATAAAGCCAGAACTTTACGAGTTCGGTGGGAGAGGTCCTATCGGAGCTTATTATCTTTGGGCAAAACACGGAGTTCGATGGGTAGAGGAATAA
- the LOC120079522 gene encoding protein NIM1-INTERACTING 3 isoform X3 has protein sequence MERGRKRRKLEEEEEEDDDEEGEMKLVFALIQNIKAMRGRMKSKESPEEEKSKGVWNPKFQPEDFIEDGYYNNKSNITLQLPAASSSTTKHSNPKKEQQEQQDKHKTSLL, from the exons AtggaaagaggaagaaaaagaagaaaattggaagaggaagaagaagaagatgatgatgaagaggGAGAGATGAAATTGGTCTTTGCTCTGATTCAAAACATAAAGGCCATGAGAGGCAGAATGAAATCAAAAGAATCACCAGAAGAAGAGAAATCAAAAGGGGTTTGGAATCCAAAGTTCCAACCAGAAGATTTCATTGAAGATGGATATTACAACAACAAATCCAACATCACTCTTCAATTACCAGCTGCTTCATCTTCAACAACAAAACACAGCAATCCCAAGAAAGAACAACAAGAACAACAAGATAAACACAAG ACAAGTCTACTTTAG
- the LOC120079522 gene encoding protein NIM1-INTERACTING 3 isoform X2 translates to MERGRKRRKLEEEEEEDDDEEGEMKLVFALIQNIKAMRGRMKSKESPEEEKSKGVWNPKFQPEDFIEDGYYNNKSNITLQLPAASSSTTKHSNPKKEQQEQQDKHKSTLETT, encoded by the exons AtggaaagaggaagaaaaagaagaaaattggaagaggaagaagaagaagatgatgatgaagaggGAGAGATGAAATTGGTCTTTGCTCTGATTCAAAACATAAAGGCCATGAGAGGCAGAATGAAATCAAAAGAATCACCAGAAGAAGAGAAATCAAAAGGGGTTTGGAATCCAAAGTTCCAACCAGAAGATTTCATTGAAGATGGATATTACAACAACAAATCCAACATCACTCTTCAATTACCAGCTGCTTCATCTTCAACAACAAAACACAGCAATCCCAAGAAAGAACAACAAGAACAACAAGATAAACACAAG TCTACTCTGGAGACAACTTAA
- the LOC120079522 gene encoding protein NIM1-INTERACTING 3 isoform X1, whose translation MERGRKRRKLEEEEEEDDDEEGEMKLVFALIQNIKAMRGRMKSKESPEEEKSKGVWNPKFQPEDFIEDGYYNNKSNITLQLPAASSSTTKHSNPKKEQQEQQDKHKVGSLFNSA comes from the exons AtggaaagaggaagaaaaagaagaaaattggaagaggaagaagaagaagatgatgatgaagaggGAGAGATGAAATTGGTCTTTGCTCTGATTCAAAACATAAAGGCCATGAGAGGCAGAATGAAATCAAAAGAATCACCAGAAGAAGAGAAATCAAAAGGGGTTTGGAATCCAAAGTTCCAACCAGAAGATTTCATTGAAGATGGATATTACAACAACAAATCCAACATCACTCTTCAATTACCAGCTGCTTCATCTTCAACAACAAAACACAGCAATCCCAAGAAAGAACAACAAGAACAACAAGATAAACACAAG GTTGGGTCACTCTTCAACTCGGCTTAG